The following DNA comes from Mucilaginibacter jinjuensis.
ATACAGCCGCATCTCGAGCGCAAAAAACAACCTGATCTCATGGCAGGAGTATCAAAATAACCCGCAGATCCAAGCCGATGATTTTTCAACCGGTCGTGGTCAGCTGGGTAAGATCTATGAAACTTATGCCGGCCGTTGTTTCCGTGCAGGGGCTATGGATTTTGATGATTTACTGTTCAAAACCAACGAGCTGCTGCGCGAATTCCCTGATGTATTGCACAAGTACCAGCACAAGTTTAAATACCTGATGGTGGATGAGTACCAGGATACCAACTTTTCGCAATACCTGATTGTGAAAAAACTGGCTGCGCTTAATGAAAACCTTTGTGTGGTGGGTGACGATGCGCAAAGTATCTACGCTTTCCGTGGTGCTAATATCCAGAACATCCTCAATTTTGAGAAGGATTACCCGGATTTGAAAGTGTTTAAACTGGAGCAAAACTATCGCTCTACACAAAACATTGTAAACGTTGCCAACAGCATCATCTCTAACAATAAAGAGCAGCTGAAGAAGAACGTTTTTTCGACTAAGGAAGACGGCGACAAGATCAAGATCATGCGCTCTTTCAGCGATAATGAAGAAGGTAAAATGGTGGCAGAAGGCATTTTGCAAGACCGTGCCACCAAAGGCATGAAATGGAACGATTTTGCCATTTTATACCGTACCAATGCCCAGTCGCGCTCAATGGAGGAGGCTTTACGGAAGCTTAACATTCCATATAAAATTTATGGTGGCTTGTCTTTCTATCAGCGTAAAGAAATTAAAGATTTAGTCGCTTATTTCAGGCTCACCTTTAACCCTAATGATGAAGAAGCCCTTAAACGCGTAATTAACTATCCTAAACGCGGTATTGGGGATACCACAGTAGATCGTATCATATTGGCTGCCGATCAGCACGGTATTACGCCTTTTGAGGTGGTGGTTAACCCGGGGCAGTTTATGGATGGCCGTACATCTGCTTCGGTTGGTAACTTCGGTACCATGATCCAGAGCTTCCAGGTGATTGCGAAGAATTTGTCGGCTTATGATGCTGCTTTGCATATTGCACAGCATTCGGGACTGTTAAAAGATCTGTACGAGGATAAATCAGTAGAAGGGTTGAACCGTTACGAGAACATCCAGGAGTTACTGAATGGTATTAAGGAATTCTCTGAACGTGAGGATATTGAGGATAAAGGCCTTGATGTTTTCATGCAGGATATTGCCTTGTTAACCAACGACGATAACGACAAGAACAAAGATGCCGACACGGTATCGTTAATGACCATACACTCGAGCAAAGGCCTTGAGTTTAAGCAAGTGAATGTGGTGGGATTGGAAGAAAACCTGTTCCCATCGCAAATGTCGTTAAACTCGCGCAGCGATCTGGAAGAAGAACGCCGCCTGTTCTACGTAGCTGTAACCCGTGCCGAAACTAAGCTGACGATCAGCTATGCTACATCTCGCTTTAAATTCGGTACGCTGATTAGCTGTGAGCCCAGCCGCTTTTTGGATGAGATCGACGCCAAATTTCTGGAACTTGATTTTACCGCTAAAAAGGAATCAACAGGTAATCCCTTTTACGAAGACGACCGCAAGGCCTGGACCCGTAAGGATAATACGAAAGAAGACAGCTTCTCGAAACCGAAGCCATCATCGGCACCAATTAAAACTACATCTATACTGGCTAAGGCACACGTACCTTCGGCGGGTTTTGCACCATCTGATACCTCGAACCTGCAAAACGGTATGGAGGTTGAACATGAGCGATTTGGTTATGGAAAAGTAATTAACCTGGAAGGCAAAAGCCCTGATATTAAGGCAACTATATTCTTTAAAGAAATAGGACAGAAACAATTACTACTAAAGTTTGCCAAATTGCGCATAGTGAGCTGATTTTGGGGAAATATTATTAATCACTGCTGATTTTTGGGGAAATTATTACACAATATTTTTACACCAACAACGGCTGTGGTTACACGAAATGCGGTTTACACACCGCATTTCGTGTTTTAGAGAATATGGCACATTAATTGGCTATTAATTAATACCCTTTCTCTAAAATTAAACTAATCTAATGAACGACCACAAAGACAAAGCCAACAAATCTGTAGGGAAAAACATTCGTACGCTTAGGCACAAACGCGGATGGAGCCAGGAAGACATCGCTAATAAATTAGGTATTTCAATTCCGGCTTTTTCTAAAATTGAAACAGGGGTAACTGACATCAATCTTTCGAGATTAGAGCAGATTGCAAAAATTTACGAAATAAGCGTAGTAAACTTAATAACACTTGAAGAAGAAGTTATTGAGCCGCAACTGATCCAGTTAAATTCGATCCAGAAAAAATTGACTGACCGTGAGTTTGAAATTGCACACCTGCAGCGCAAGGTAATTGAACTTTACGAAGAACTTCACAACCGCACTTCTTCTTTTGCATCATAAATGCATTGTACTTAATAGTGTTTGTTAAAACTGACACTATTAAGTACAATATTATGCACTCTTTATCGCCGGCAAACACTTAAATGATATTTATTTTCATTAAGGTTAAATAACTGCGCCTTTTTTATCTCATAATTATTTCTCGGTTCAGATTTATAGTTTTCTATACAATCGGCATGGGTTTGGTATAACTCATAATGTATTCGCATACAATAACTATTAACAACCAGAAAAATGTCAAATTACCTAATCTCTATATCAGATAATAGCGAGGCTTCCAAAAAAGGCACTATCCATGATCCCGGCAGTAAACTAAAGGTTAAGGTGTTCGATTTTTTAAAGCCTAACCATAAGCCAACAAAAGGCGAAGTACAGTACTTTGTAACAGCCGGCCAGGATACACTTGCGTTTGAAACTGAGGGTTATAAGAAGCACAGACAAGTGCTTATTTTGACCATGATATCCCGTTACTGTATTTACTTAGGGCTTATTGAGGCACAGATCCATTCGTCATTGCCCTTTAGCCATCATTAAGAATTACATACCGGTTCTATCCTGGTCGTGCAGCATATCGCTCATATCCATAATCTTGTTGTCGATTTCGGATACGCATTTGTCCATCATATTAAAGCACTCCTCTTTGTTCACTAAACCTTCTTTTTCTAGGTTAATGAGCCCTTTAAGAGTTGCTATTGGCCCGCGTATCTGGTGCGATAGGTATGATGAGTATTCAGAGAGTTTTCTGTTCTTGATCTGAAGGTCTTTGGTACGCTCGTCGATAATTTCCTCGAGGTGATGGTTAACCCTGTCGAGGTTATCTTTCTGGCGTGATACCTCGCCGTTAAGCTCTGTAAGCCTTTTATTGGTTTCAGCTTTGCGTCTGATATTGCCAATCAATAATATAATTACAATCAGCAATAAGAAAGCCACCACAGTAACTCCCCAAAAGAAGTTACGGTCGCTTTTTTGCTTCAGTATAATAATCGCGTTTTCTTTTTGCTGCTCGTCCTGTCTGTGCTTTACCTGTAATAAGGCTATACGGGCCGAAACATAGTTTGTAAAATCAATACTATCCTTATTGTAGATATCCTGCAGGTAGTAAAGCGCCTTCTCAAAATTTTTGCGCTTGTATTCCAGCTGATAGGAGGTGTATTTAAAATCAGAAAGCAGTTTCTTGCTTTTAATAATGGTGGCGTAAGAGATCCCTTCTTCCAAAAACTTCTCAGCCTGGTTAAAATCCCTTTTAGCGATATATAAAGACGACAGGGTAAGGTCAATACTGGCAATTTGTTGCGGCCTGTCAAACTTTTTAGCGTCTTCATTGCTTTTCAAAAGCATAGCTTCTGCTTTATCGTACTGTACCAGGTTAAAGTACGCTACGCCCATATCCTGCATACAGGTAATCTTGTATTCGGTATTATTAAGCTTAGTGAAAAGCGTGTTACTTTTATTATAAAAAGATAATGCCCTGTAATAGTCTTTTTGCCGGGTGTAAACGTTACCGAGATTGAGGTAAATAGAAGCTATAAGTTCGTCGTCGCCTATTTGGTTAGCTATTGTAAGGGCTTTTGTGAGGTATTCAAGCGCCTTGTCATAATCATTGTCGCGATAAAGGTTACCGATATTATTATATACCTTGGCCTGCCCTATTTTATTTTTTGAACTTTGAAAGTATGTTAAAGCATTCAGATAACTTTCTATCGCTTTTTCGGGTTCGCCGTTATAATCACGCCCTACACCAATAACCCGATATGATTCTGCAATACCATTAACATATCCTATTTTTTTGGCCAGTTGCAATGCCTTTGTAGCCTTAGCTATGGTTTGCTCTGCATCAGAACGGCGCAACTGATAACCGTCACTATCTAACTTCATTACCTGGGCTGTATCTACAGCAACATCATCCGTTGATCTTGCGTAAACAGTTAGTGAAAAAGAAAGAAGGAACAGTAATATCAGATTTTTTTTCATTAAAACACTGTGACAATTAAAGCACTATTACGTGTAAATGTACTGAAAGTTATAAAAAATTACCGAGCAAAAAAATCACCCGGGAAAACACGAAAAAATGAAGTCAATTTTTTTTTGAAAAAATATTTGTCAGATTGAAAAACATGTTTACTTTTGTGGTGTTAAAACATTAACAATCAAATAGTTATATAAATTATTATGAAAAAAATTTTATATTCAATTGCCGCCATTACTATAATCTCTTTTACCTCTGCCTGCACTAAAGATAATAGCGTTCAACCCAATGCTGTTAGCACCAAAAAATTAGCAGACGATGGCAATAAGCAGGATTTAGGGCAAGCGGATGCTAACAAACAAGATTTAGGTCAGGCTGATTTATAAGCCAATTTATACCCAACAATTATATTATAAAATAAGAACCCCAATTAAAAACTATACATCATGAAAAAATTAATCGTAGCCGCAGTAGTAGTATTAACAGTTTCTTTTACTGCCTGCACAAAAGATAATAGCGTTAAACCTACTTCAGTTAGCACTAAAAAACTGGCAGATGACGGCAACAAACAAGATTTAGGACAAGCCGATGCTAACAAACAAGATTTAGGCCAGGCTGATTTGTAAGCCAATTACACATACTATTTTATAAACAACATTCAATAACGACCCCATTTTAAAACAGCATATCATGAAAAAATTAATCATAGCAGCAGTAGTAGTATTAACAGCATCATTCACTGCATGCACAAAAGATAACAGCGTTCAGCCTACTTCAGTTAGCACTAAAAAATTAGCAGATGATGGCAACAAACAAGATTTAGGACAGGCTGATGCCAACAAACAGGATTTAGGTCAGGCTGACATTAACTAATCTATACTATCTCTATAACACCCTTACATTTTAAAAAAGCAAAATCATGAAAAAATTAATCATAGCAGCAGTAGTAGTATTAACAGCATCTTTCACTGCATGCACAAAAGATAACAGCGTTCAGCCTACTTCAGTTAGCACTAAAAAATTAGCAGACGATGGCAACAAACAAGATTTAGGACAAGCCGATGCTAACAAACAAGATTTAGGCCAGGCTGATTTGTAAGCCAATTACGAATACCTTTTTATAAACAACATCCAATAACAAGACCCCAATTTAAAAATACCATATCATGAAAAAATTAATCATAGCAGCAGCAGTAATATTAACAGCATCATTCACCGCCTGCACAAAAGATAACAGTGTTCAGCCAACTTCAGTTAGCACTAAAAAATTAGCAGATGACGGCAACAAACAAGACCTGGGACAAGCAGATTCTAACAAACAAGATTTAGGTCAGGCTGATTTGTAAGCCAATTACACAAACACTATATCATCTTCTATAACAACTATTACATTTTTAAAATCGCAAATCATGAAAAATCTAATCATAGCAACAGCAATCGTATTATCAGCTTCTTTTACCGTATCAGCAAAATATAGCACTCAAAATTTAGTAGCCAACAAACAAGATTTAGGTCAGGCTGACTATGCTGCTTTGGGTAACAAACAAGATCTTGGTCAAGCAGATGCTAACAAACAAGACCTAGGACAAGCTGACGGTAACAAACAAGATTTAGGTCAGGCTGATTATGCTGCTTTGGGTAACAAACAAGACCTTGGTCAAGCTGATGCTAACAAACAGGATTTAGGACAAGCTGATGGCAACAAACAAGATTTAGGCCAGGCTGATTATGCTGCTCTTGGTAACAAACAAGATTTAGGTGAAGCTGACGCTAACAAACAAGATTTAGGCCAGGCAGATAGCAACAAACAAGATTTAGGACAAGCTGACGCTTAATCCCGACGACTGTCTCACCATTAATAACCCTCCAGTAATCAAACAATAAGATAACAACACCATGAAAAAAGCAATAATAGCAATCGCCATAATAGCCGTAGCCGCATTAACTACTTTAACTGTAAGCAGCAAAAGCACATCAACAAAACCGGTAGAGCTAACTAAAGTAAACAGCAGCGAGTTGGTAAAGAAAAGCTTTACAGCACCAAAAAGCGATCTTTCTTCTATAGACTAATTGATGTTAGTGGGCAACAATCATTTTTTTGCTTATATGCTGCCCACCCACCTGCATAGAATATATATAAACACCGGTAGGTAAATCGCCCATAGAGGCAGTTAGTTCGTGGTAGCCGGCGCTCTGATAATCGTCATAAACATTTTTAACGATAGCCCCGGTCATACTGTAAAGTTTAATTTGAACCCTGCCGGCCTGCGATAAACTAAAACCTATTTTAGTATCATCTTTTACCGGGTTTGGATAATTTTGGTTCAAACCTATTAGTAACAACTTATCCTCGATAGCCTGGTTTACGGTATCAAACCAAACAAAAGCTACCACTTCGTTCCCCTGTGGGTTAGGGTGAATATCATCTCCATACAAAGTCCAGTCGCGGCCCAGCGCCTTATTTATATCGGCAACGTATAAATTATTATCCTTCGCAATTTTCTTATAAAGCGCATTGAGTTGCTTAATGTATAGATTGATGGCTTTATTCTGATCGCTTTTGGTATCGTTAAAAAACTGAAGCGTGCCTATAATAGGTATCAGGTTATTTTTTAAAGCCTGGGCTACATAAAACCTCATATTTTTTTCGGTTTCACTGATCTTCATTCTTTTCTGATACATGGCAATGGCGTCATTAGCCCCCATTAATATCAGAAAGAAGCCCGTACGGCCTGCTATTGCCCCCGGAAAGCGCACTAAACCTTGCGTAGTTGTTTCGCCGGGTACGCCATTATTAGTAATACTTACTGTTTTACCGATATAACAATGTTCAAAATCTGCTTGTAGTGGCGCCTGGAAGGTACCATGTATCCCAAATACTGTGCTTGCACCAAAAGTGGTAATGTTTATGCTGTCTTTACTGTAAAACTTAGATGCTGCACTACAACTCGGCATTTGAGCATATAATGCGCCCGAAATGGAAAAAGATAATAATATAGTAAGGAGGAGTATCTTCCTGATGCTCATTGTTAATTTGCCGACTTTATTTGTATCTGTAAAATATAATTATCTACGATGCTATAAACGGATAATTTACTACCCGTATTAACTATCAGGCAAATTAAATACCAGAGTTTAAGCAATCAGTTTAAATCGGTTGCAAAGATAGTTAATATCTTGGCTGCTAACACCTTAAAAGCATGTTAACATATTGTTAAACATACTGCTTTTTTACCTTTTTACAAAGGGACTATAATTTACGAGGAATAATCAGCAAAATGTTCTACAGCATAAATATATTTGTCACAAACTTTTAATAATGGAACAGATTAAACAATATATCGAACAAAACCGGGAGCGTTTTCTGGAAGAGCTTTTCGAACTATTACGTTTCCCGTCGGTAAGCGCCGACCCTAAGTACAAAGATTCGGTTTTAAAAACTGCCGATTATGTGGCCGAGAAACTGAAACAGGCCGGTGCTGATAATGTAGAGGTATGCCCAACTGCCGGTTACCCTATTGTTTATGGCGAAAAAATTATTGACACTACCCTGCCAACCGTATTGGTTTATGGCCACTACGATGTGCAACCACCGGATCCATTGGAGTTATGGAAAACCCCGCCGTTTGAGCCAACGGTACGTGATGGTAAAATTTATGCCCGTGGCGCCTGCGACGATAAAGGCCAGTTTTACATGCACGTAAAAGCTTTTGAGCTGATGATGAAAACAGACACCCTGCCCTGCAACATTAAATTTATGATTGAGGGTGAGGAAGAAGTAGGTTCAAACAACCTGGGCATTTATGTAAAAGCTAACAAAGAGCGTTTAAAAGCCGATGTGGTTTTAATTTCTGATACCTCGATGATCAGCATGGAAAACCCATCGTTAGAGACTGGTTTACGTGGGTTATCATATCTTGAAGTTGAAGTTGTTGGCCCCAACCGCGATTTACACTCTGGTGTATATGGTGGCGCGGTGGCTAACCCGATCACCATCCTTTCTAAAATGATTGCTTCATTACACGACGAAAACAATCATATTACCATCCCTGGTTTTTATGATAAAGTTTTGGTGCTGACTGATGAAGAGAAAAAAGCATTAAACAGTGCACCTTATGACGAGGAAGAATACAAAACTGATCTTGATGTACAAGAGCTTTGGGGCGAAAAAGGCTATTCAACCTTCGAGCGTACCGGCACACGCCCTACGCTGGAAGTAAACGGTATTTGGGGTGGTTACATTGGCGAAGGGGCTAAAACAGTATTGCCATCAAAGGCCAATGCTAAAATTTCGATGCGTTTGGTACCAAACCAAACTTCGGACGAGATCACCAAGATCTTTACCGATCACTTTGAGAAAATTGCGCCAAAATCTGTTAAAGTAACCGTAACCCCTCACCACGGTGGCGAGCCTGTTGTTACGCCTACTGATAGCGTGGCTTACAAAGCAGCGCAAAAAGCAATTACAGAGTCATTCGGTAAAGCGCCTATCCCAACACGCGGTGGCGGCAGTATCCCAATTGTAGCTTTATTTGAGGCTGAACTGGGCATTAAAACTGTGTTAATGGGCTTTGGTCTAGATAGCGATGCGTTGCACTCACCTAACGAGAAGTACGATATTTTTAACTACTACAAAGGCATTGAAACGCTGCCATTGTTCCATAAATATTTTGCTGAACTTAGTAAATAATAACTTTTAGTTAATTTTATAAAACAAGATGTAAAATCGGGTGTTATATTCATAACTAATTTAATAAAGTTATGGCAACTACCAGAGAAAAATCATCAAGCAAAAGTGAAGCCTCAAAAGAGTTGAGGAGTCCAAACACATCGAAACAAGAAAAGAGCGCTGCCGCAAAAAATCTGAGCAGCGGTTCTAAAAAAAGCAGCGGTAAATAACCGCATAAAAACAAGAAAGCCCCGATATAAATTGGGGCTTTCTTGTTTTTAAACCTTTTGTGTGCCTATCTTTAGCACTCGATATGAGTGTTATGCAATGGGATAAGCTGCTGTCATCAAAAAGATGGGGCAACGAACATAAAAGTTATACAGACCCGGACTTGGCCAGGTCGCAGTTCCAGGTTGATTATGACCGGCTGATATTTTCATCCCCTTTCCGCAGGCTGCAAAACAAAACCCAGGTTTTCCCATTACCGGGCAGTGTATTTGTACATAACCGCCTCACGCACAGCCTTGAGGTTGCCAGCGTTGGCCGATCATTAGGCCGAATATTTTACAACAAACTCAAAAAAGAAAATCCACAGCTCGATGAGCAATACCCGCTGATTAGCGAGGTGGGCAATATAGTTGCCGCAGCTTGTATAGCGCACGATATGGGTAACCCCGCCTTCGGTCACTCGGGCGAGAGCGCCATTTCTAATTATTTTATTGAGGGCGAAGGCAAGCAATACAAAGATCAGCTCAACGAACATCAATGGGCCGATCTCATTAATTTTGAAGGTAATGCCAATGCACTTCGCATACTGACGCACTCGTTTACCGGTAAAGGCAATGGGGCATTTGCACTCACCTACTCTACTTTAGCGGCCATTGTTAAATACCCCTGCGAGGCTATTGTTGGTGGTGATAAAAAGCATATCTACACTAAAAAATATGGTTTCTTCCAATCGGAGAAGGCAGTTTTTGAGAAGATTGCTGTAGAACTTGGTTTAGCCCAGGCACAGGAAGATCCTATTAAATATAAACGCCATCCGCTGGTTTATTTGGTTGAAGCGGCCGATGATATTTGTTATAACATCATCGATCTGGAAGATGCTCACCGCCTCAAAATATTATCATACGAACAGGTTGAAGTGCTTTTACTTCCGCTTTGCGAAAGCCCTACGCTACCGGATAAATTAAAGGCCGATTTTGGCGATGATGATGCCAAGGTAAGCTTTATGCGGGCAATTGCCATTGGTAAGCTGGTTACGGCTTGCTCAGATATCTTCTTCAATAACCAGGAAGAAATTTTAAAGGGTGATTTCAACAAGAGCCTGACTGATGTATTGCCCGAAAACTTAGCTATAGCCTGGAAAGCAATTGAAACTATTTCCATCAAAAAGATCTATAACTATCATTCGGTAATAGAAATTGAAGTGGCTGGTTATAAAGTAATGGGTGGATTATTGGAAGAATTTATCCCAGCCTTAATCAACAACGAAAGCAAATACCATAAAAAATTAGTGAACCTTATCCCAGCACAGTTTATCAATGACAAACCTGATCTATACTCTAAGATCCAAAGTGTACTGGATTTTGTATCAGGCATGACAGATATTTACGCCGTTGAAATGTACCGGAAGATAAAAGGCATCTCCTTCCCTTCTATACACTAAAACGCTCGCATTTAGCCAGGAAGTCATCATCTGCATCAGCACCTATACCGGGTGCGTCTGAAATGTGCAGATGATAACCATCGTAACTTACGCCGCCAATGCATGGGTCCTCGAGGTGACCAAGCATGCAGGTATCCATATCATAAAAATGGATGTTCGGGCTGGCGTACACAAAATGTAGTTTAGCGCTTAGGGCAATCCGGCTTTCGAGCATACCACCCATCATGCATGGGATGCCTTTGGCTGCAGCCTCATCATGAATCCTTCTGGCCTCCAAAATGCCACCAGACTTAGCCATCTTAATATTAATATAATCGCATGAACCGCTATTGATTTGTCGGCGTGCATCATGATGATTATAAACGCTTTCATCGGCCATAATTTTCACAGGCGAAAGTTTCATTAGTTCGGGTAGCTTGTCATCATACCAGGTGCGCATGGGCTGTTCGCAAAATTCAACGCTCAAGCTTCCCATTCCTTGTAAAGCGAACACAGCATCATCAAAACCCCAGCCCTGGTTAGCATCAATGCGGATTTTCATATCCTGTCCAACAGCTTCCCGGATCTGGCGAATGCGTTCTACATCCTCCTTCGCATCTTTACCCAGTTTCACTTTTAATATCATTGCGCCAAGCTGTTTAAATTCCATCGCTCGTTGGGCCATATATTCAGGTGCAGCAATACCGATGGTAATATCGGTTTCCACATCTCTACGCTCTCCACCCAAAAACTTAAATAGTGGCAAATCTGCATTCTTAGCAGCAATGTCATACAAAGCAATATCGAAAGCACTTTTGATAGTCGTGTTTCCGGCAGTGAAACTATGCAATTGCTGCATGCGGGCTGGGATATCTAACGCATCCTGTCCTTTCCATAACCGGGCAAACTCTTTAGCCATTACCAGGCAGGTATCCTGCGTTTCACCAACAATCATCGGGAAGGCAGAGCACTCACCTACACCGTAAATGCCTGCATCAGTATGTACACGAATAAAAGTATTTTGTGCCGAATCCATGGTGCCGGTAGCAATAGTAAAGGGTTCCATTTTAATGCTAAAACGGTAAATATCAATGCCGGTAATTAAAACTTGTTGCTCTGCCACTGTCAGTATTGTGTTAAACTATGTATGCAAACGCTAAAATACAATAAGTAATGCCTTTTGCAGTTTATAATGCTTTGTACATTAACACAATTAATTTATATTTGCGTTACTACAAGATAATATTTACAAATTCTCATTTTTACTTGCCGGGTGCTCTACGCAACCAAATGCATTAAAAACGAACAAATTATAAAGCTTTAAAGATTTACATGGCGTCACTTACTAAGCCGGTTTCTGAATTTGATTACAATTCAACCAGAAACAAACTGATCCTGTCTGAATACGGTCGTAACGTACAGAACATGGTTAAATATATTGTTGAACTACCCACCAAAGAAGAACGTAACCGTTATGCACAGGTTGTAATAGACCTGATGGGTTTTCTAAACCCGCACCTGCGCGATGTTGCCGACTTTAAGCATAAGCTTTGGGACCACCTTCAAATTATATCTAACTACCAGATAGATGTTGACGCACCTTACCCGCCACCAGAGCCTGAAGTATTGGCTGCTAAACCGGCTCCATTAAGATACCCTAACCAGCGGATCAAATACAAACACTATGGTAAAACCATCGAACTGATGATGGATAAAGCCAAAAGCATTGAAGAGCCTGCCCGCAAGCAGCACATGGTACAAGCCATTGCCAACTTTATGAAAATGGCTTACGTACAATGGAACAAAGATTCGGTAGCTGACGAAAGCATCATATCTGATCTGAAAGCAATGTCGAACGGTGAGCTTACCTTAGAAGAAAACGTAAACCTTAACCGTGTTGAATACCGTACACCTCCGCCCAATAATAACAACCGCGGCCGTACCAATAACCAGAATAACAACCCGCGCAACAACAATAACGCACGCAATAACAACAACAATCCGCGTAATAACAACCAGAACAATAATAACAACCGTAACCGTAATATGGGCGGTAAGAAATATTAATTCTCGGTTAGCGCCTTGGTAGTTTAAGCTTCTTTAACGTAACTTAGCGGCCTGCTTATGCGGCATATTTTATCCATTTACGGGGCGCTATGCCTTGTACTGGCATAGATCATGTATAGGCAAACCTAACGTTAAAGAAGATACATGAAGA
Coding sequences within:
- a CDS encoding DUF4290 domain-containing protein — its product is MASLTKPVSEFDYNSTRNKLILSEYGRNVQNMVKYIVELPTKEERNRYAQVVIDLMGFLNPHLRDVADFKHKLWDHLQIISNYQIDVDAPYPPPEPEVLAAKPAPLRYPNQRIKYKHYGKTIELMMDKAKSIEEPARKQHMVQAIANFMKMAYVQWNKDSVADESIISDLKAMSNGELTLEENVNLNRVEYRTPPPNNNNRGRTNNQNNNPRNNNNARNNNNNPRNNNQNNNNNRNRNMGGKKY
- a CDS encoding mandelate racemase/muconate lactonizing enzyme family protein, yielding MEPFTIATGTMDSAQNTFIRVHTDAGIYGVGECSAFPMIVGETQDTCLVMAKEFARLWKGQDALDIPARMQQLHSFTAGNTTIKSAFDIALYDIAAKNADLPLFKFLGGERRDVETDITIGIAAPEYMAQRAMEFKQLGAMILKVKLGKDAKEDVERIRQIREAVGQDMKIRIDANQGWGFDDAVFALQGMGSLSVEFCEQPMRTWYDDKLPELMKLSPVKIMADESVYNHHDARRQINSGSCDYINIKMAKSGGILEARRIHDEAAAKGIPCMMGGMLESRIALSAKLHFVYASPNIHFYDMDTCMLGHLEDPCIGGVSYDGYHLHISDAPGIGADADDDFLAKCERFSV